The Isachenkonia alkalipeptolytica region AGTTTTTATGCCCCGTATCTTTGAATCTTTTGTCCACATAGGCCTGCAGATTTTCCCAAATGGCAAATCCATAGGGCTTAATTGCCATAAAACCTTTTACCGGGGAATAATCCACTAAATCGGTTTTCTTAATAACGTCGGTATACCACTTTGCAAAATCCTGCTCCATCGGAGTGATTTCTTCTACAAATTCTTTTTTCTTTTTTCCCATTTTTTCACGCTCCATTTTTTTATTCCTCTACTGAGTAAAAAAACCCATCCCTAACCTATAGAGATGAGCGCTGTATAATGCATTAAAACTCATTTTATCCCATTAGGCTCTGTCAGTCAAGTTTCCGGTTAAGAGGATGATTGAATATTTTCGATGCTGGCAATTGCCATGGAGGCAATCCCTTCTTTCCTTCCTTCAAAGCCCAGGCCTTCCGTGGTTGTGGCTTTGATATTGATTTGCCCCTCGGAAATGGCCAGGGCCTTTGCAATGCTCCGGACCATCTCCGGAATATAGGGAGCCATTTTCGGCTTTTCCGCGATGAGGGTTCCGTCAATATTATTCACTTGATAACCCTCCCGGTTTAATAATTTCCCTACATGAACTAACAGTTCCATGCTGTCGGCCCCTTTATAGGCCGGGTCGGTATCGGGAAAATGTTTTCCGATATCCCCTAATGCGGCGGCGCCCAGCAGGGCATCCTTTATGGCATGCAATAAAACGTCGGCATCGGAATGCCCCATCAAACCTTTTTCATAGGGAATTGCAATCCCCCCAAGAATCAAGGGCCGTCCTTGCTGAAATTTATGTACGTCATATCCCATTCCCACTCTCATAGGTTAACCTCCTTTCTTTTCACGGATTCTTATTATTTTTTAATTATAAAAGATTTCCCCCTAAAACAAAAGCCTTACAGAAACAGGGGGTTTATTTTCCTTCTTTTTATGATGCCCTCACCGATTTCCAAATCCTCCGGTGTGGTGATTTTCATATTCTCATAGTTTCCCCGGACCATTTTCACTTTAATTCCCAGAGCTTCCACCAGCATGGCATCGTCGGTCACCGAAAGGTTTTCTGCCGCTCTTTTTTTATGGGCTTGGAGGATCACCTCTTTTTTAAAGGTTTGAGGCGTCTGAACAAGCCATAGGTTTTCCCTTTTCGGCGTATCCTTCACAAAACCCTCCTCATCGATGACTTTAATGGTGTCCTTAACCGGCATCCCTACAATGGAGCAGCCATGGATCTTTGCGGCTTGAATGCTTTCCTCCAGGATCCCGTCGGTTACAAAGGGCCGGGCCCCATCATGGATCACCACCATATCCGAGGCTTCGGATACGGCTTTAATACCGTTATACACCGAATGGTACCGCTCCTCTCCCCCCTCCACAATGCTTTTGATCTTGGTGAAGTTGAATTTTTCCACAATCCGCTCTCTTGAAAACTCCACTTCCCCCTTTCCCACCACAAGCACGATTTCATCGATTTTTGAATAATTTTCAAAATGCCCCAGGGTGTGGGCCAATATAGGGATCCCCATTAAATCGATGTACTGCTTATTATAGGTTCTTTCCATTCTTTTTCCCTTTCCCCCGGCCACCACAATTGCGCTGACCCCTTGGCTTTGATTCTCTTCTTTATTTCCCAAGGTTTCCACCTCCTGTTTCCGTCGATTGATGATTCGGGAAAAGGGGAGCCTTATTTGCTAAAGCCCCCCTTTGTAAGCTATGCTTATGCGGATTTTCCTTCCATTTTCTTCGGTTTGGCAAAAATCATTCTTCCCGCTGCGGTTTGCAGTACACTGGTGACTAAGACCTCTATGGTGTTTCCGATGTGTTTTCGGCCGCTTTCCACTACGATCATGGTTCCATCGTCTAGATAAGCCAGTCCCTGACCGGATTCCTTACCGTCTTTAATCACTTCCACTTCCAT contains the following coding sequences:
- the ispD gene encoding 2-C-methyl-D-erythritol 4-phosphate cytidylyltransferase, which codes for MGNKEENQSQGVSAIVVAGGKGKRMERTYNKQYIDLMGIPILAHTLGHFENYSKIDEIVLVVGKGEVEFSRERIVEKFNFTKIKSIVEGGEERYHSVYNGIKAVSEASDMVVIHDGARPFVTDGILEESIQAAKIHGCSIVGMPVKDTIKVIDEEGFVKDTPKRENLWLVQTPQTFKKEVILQAHKKRAAENLSVTDDAMLVEALGIKVKMVRGNYENMKITTPEDLEIGEGIIKRRKINPLFL
- the ispF gene encoding 2-C-methyl-D-erythritol 2,4-cyclodiphosphate synthase translates to MRVGMGYDVHKFQQGRPLILGGIAIPYEKGLMGHSDADVLLHAIKDALLGAAALGDIGKHFPDTDPAYKGADSMELLVHVGKLLNREGYQVNNIDGTLIAEKPKMAPYIPEMVRSIAKALAISEGQINIKATTTEGLGFEGRKEGIASMAIASIENIQSSS